Proteins from one Desulfurella sp. genomic window:
- a CDS encoding heavy-metal-associated domain-containing protein — translation MRVYVSGMSCQHCKIAVEKAFSSIEGVEGVNVNLEGAYADVVLNSKVDDQKFFDALADTAYEVVKIEK, via the coding sequence ATGAGAGTTTATGTTAGCGGTATGAGTTGTCAACATTGCAAAATAGCCGTTGAAAAAGCATTTTCTTCCATTGAAGGCGTGGAAGGCGTTAATGTGAATCTGGAAGGTGCATATGCAGATGTGGTATTAAACTCTAAGGTTGATGATCAAAAATTCTTTGATGCTTTGGCAGATACTGCATACGAAGTTGTAAAAATAGAAAAATAG
- a CDS encoding glutaredoxin family protein, producing MQITIYTTKGCPDCYGLKQWLNYKNIPYTEIDIEKPGVSDYLKNKYGVRVAPITVIEDKFFYGTFEAQKPQIEAVLQKEAL from the coding sequence ATGCAAATTACAATATATACCACCAAAGGTTGTCCTGATTGCTATGGTCTTAAACAATGGTTAAATTACAAAAATATCCCATATACTGAAATCGATATCGAAAAACCTGGGGTAAGTGATTATCTAAAAAACAAATATGGTGTAAGGGTTGCTCCCATTACAGTTATTGAGGATAAGTTTTTTTATGGAACATTTGAAGCACAAAAGCCACAAATAGAAGCTGTATTACAAAAGGAGGCATTATGA
- a CDS encoding heavy metal translocating P-type ATPase, producing MEKVTLNLEGMNCASCALSIEKALKKVDGVETANVNLVSEKATILGVDLKADVLIQAVKNAGYKASLDNIEKIQDNTEQNTKIYQVNGMSCAACAINVEKALKKVPGVITASVNIATEKASVTIDPNIVSERDMAKAVQMAGYELLINQDKQSLNQDDSNQKLKKAKLKMIWAWVITGPLSVLMIAHMSAISIPYFSEISLIASFIVIFIVGKSLIKSGFTAIVHKSFSMDVLIFLGVCASYLSGILSALGGQIADYSAVGAMIMGFYLIGQYLEAKAKGKASEAIKKLISMSPKTANLVEKDGSIVSIDAKNLVVGDVVLVKPSQQIPADGIIVEGNTTVDESMVTGEFLPKTKNIGDRVIGSCINQSGAIKVRVTGVGEDTFLAQMVKLVEQAMGTKVPIQRFADKVVGIFVPFVIFVSVVTFLFWFLDPKAGHSITLWASSFLPWVNPNLNALSAAVFASIATLVVACPCALGLATPTALMVGSGLGARHGILIRSGDALQGAKDIDTVIFDKTGTLTTGKVSVSEIYTTIDKEEFLKLTASLESYSEHPLAKAVVDYAKSNNVEIHSASDVEVKPGLGIKGTVLGKTIIIGNANYIKTSGLSLPKNVLDNDNTLSFVMDTSGNYLGYIAFKDTLKENAKKAILELKNMNIRTVMLTGDSQSSAKQIANILGIDEVYYNLLPQEKLEYIKKFQQKAHVVAMVGDGINDAPSLKQANIGIAIGTGTDIAKEASDITLVGSDLEAVAKAIRLSKATFNKIKQNLFWAFFYNLVAIPIAALGLLHPAIAEAAMAASSVNVVTNSLRLKKYKL from the coding sequence ATGGAAAAGGTAACTTTGAATCTTGAAGGTATGAATTGCGCTTCTTGCGCTTTATCAATAGAAAAAGCATTGAAAAAGGTTGATGGTGTAGAAACAGCAAATGTTAACTTAGTAAGTGAGAAAGCAACGATCCTGGGTGTTGACTTAAAAGCAGATGTATTGATACAGGCAGTAAAAAATGCTGGATATAAAGCAAGCTTGGATAATATTGAAAAAATTCAAGATAATACAGAACAAAACACTAAAATTTATCAGGTAAATGGGATGAGTTGTGCAGCATGTGCCATAAACGTGGAAAAAGCACTTAAGAAAGTACCTGGTGTAATAACGGCAAGCGTCAATATAGCAACAGAAAAAGCTAGTGTTACGATAGATCCAAACATTGTATCAGAGCGGGATATGGCCAAAGCCGTGCAGATGGCTGGATATGAGCTTTTAATTAATCAAGACAAACAGTCACTTAATCAGGATGATTCAAATCAAAAACTAAAAAAAGCTAAATTGAAAATGATATGGGCCTGGGTCATCACAGGTCCTTTGTCTGTGCTTATGATTGCCCATATGAGTGCTATATCTATACCTTACTTTAGCGAAATTAGCCTTATTGCATCTTTTATCGTAATATTTATTGTGGGTAAAAGTCTTATTAAGTCAGGATTTACTGCCATAGTGCACAAAAGCTTTAGTATGGATGTATTGATATTTTTAGGTGTTTGTGCTTCTTATTTGAGTGGAATTTTATCAGCATTGGGTGGGCAAATTGCAGATTATTCTGCGGTTGGCGCCATGATTATGGGCTTTTATCTAATTGGGCAATATCTGGAAGCAAAAGCTAAAGGCAAAGCTTCAGAAGCTATAAAAAAACTCATTTCAATGAGCCCTAAAACAGCCAATCTTGTGGAAAAAGACGGTAGTATTGTTTCGATTGATGCCAAAAACCTGGTAGTAGGAGATGTAGTTTTGGTTAAACCATCACAACAGATACCTGCAGATGGCATAATTGTGGAAGGTAATACAACGGTTGATGAATCAATGGTTACAGGAGAATTTCTTCCTAAAACTAAAAATATTGGCGATCGTGTAATAGGCTCATGCATTAATCAATCTGGTGCCATAAAGGTTAGAGTTACTGGCGTTGGTGAAGATACATTTTTAGCTCAGATGGTAAAGCTTGTTGAACAGGCAATGGGTACAAAGGTGCCCATACAGCGTTTTGCCGATAAAGTTGTAGGTATATTTGTGCCTTTTGTGATTTTTGTGTCAGTTGTTACTTTTTTGTTTTGGTTTTTAGATCCAAAAGCTGGTCATTCAATTACATTGTGGGCATCTTCGTTTTTGCCATGGGTAAACCCTAATTTAAATGCTTTATCTGCGGCAGTTTTTGCAAGCATTGCTACGCTTGTTGTAGCATGCCCTTGTGCATTGGGACTGGCTACACCTACTGCTTTAATGGTAGGATCTGGTCTTGGGGCAAGACATGGCATATTAATAAGATCAGGTGATGCTCTTCAAGGTGCAAAAGACATTGATACGGTTATATTTGACAAAACAGGAACTCTAACTACTGGAAAGGTTAGTGTATCAGAAATATACACTACTATTGATAAAGAAGAATTTTTAAAATTAACGGCTAGCCTTGAGAGTTATTCAGAGCACCCACTAGCAAAAGCCGTAGTGGATTATGCAAAATCAAACAATGTGGAAATACATAGCGCATCTGATGTGGAAGTTAAGCCTGGTCTTGGTATTAAAGGTACTGTTTTAGGCAAGACAATCATTATTGGAAATGCAAATTACATAAAAACTTCTGGTTTATCTTTGCCTAAAAATGTTTTGGATAACGATAACACATTAAGTTTTGTAATGGATACAAGCGGAAACTATCTTGGGTATATAGCATTTAAAGACACATTAAAAGAAAATGCAAAAAAAGCCATCCTTGAATTAAAAAACATGAATATCCGTACAGTTATGCTAACAGGTGATAGCCAATCAAGCGCAAAACAGATAGCAAATATTTTAGGGATTGATGAAGTTTACTATAACCTGTTGCCACAAGAAAAATTAGAGTATATTAAAAAATTTCAACAAAAAGCTCATGTAGTAGCTATGGTAGGAGATGGAATAAATGATGCTCCTTCTTTAAAACAAGCCAATATAGGTATAGCAATAGGTACAGGCACAGATATTGCCAAAGAAGCAAGCGATATAACTTTGGTTGGCTCGGATTTAGAAGCAGTAGCAAAAGCAATAAGGCTCTCAAAAGCTACATTCAATAAAATAAAGCAAAATTTATTCTGGGCATTTTTTTATAATTTGGTAGCCATACCTATTGCTGCACTTGGGCTTTTGCATCCAGCTATTGCAGAGGCAGCTATGGCTGCAAGCTCTGTAAATGTTGTTACAAACTCTTTAAGACTTAAAAAATACAAACTCTAA